The nucleotide window ACGCTGTCCAGGCCAAATAACTCAAAGAGAATGACAAAATCCGGAAGGGAAATCGAGAACAACAACCTGGCGCGCCCTTTTTTTTGATTGCCTATGGAGCAAATGATGAAAAACCTGTTTAGAGTAGTGATCATTGTTGGATTTTTATGGGGCGGCCTTTAGTTCTTAAGGCCGCCCCCCGCGCGCCCCTGGGTTCTCCTCGGTGGTATAGGGGCAACGGGGAAGATTTGTGGCCGGGCACGTAACAACTCAGCGCATCCGCATCCCCCAGGCAGTTCTGGACATTGCCCAGCAGGTCTACGGCGTCGAGCAGGGGGGAGAAAAGAAACTATTGGTTTGTTAAGAATTCAGCGTATCCTTTTCGGTTGGTGCTATCAGTGGAATAGAGGCAAAGGGTTTATGCCTTAACAAAGGCGGTAGGTGTTGAGTGTGATGAACCTCACCCTACATAATTGGACTACTGGGTCAACTGACAAATCTTTTGGAGTAGTTCGGCAAGAATTACAGGTAATACTAAATGGGCATCACAACCATTTTGATATAATCTATGAATGTATGTTCCATCATTACTTTCCGATAGCACAATTACAGGGACGTGGGGTAAGCCATTTTGCATTTCTGAATGTCGTAGGTTTTTTAGTAATCTGATATTGTCATCTGAATTACTATGTAAACTTGATAAAACAATGTCAAACTTGTTTTGTGACATTATTGGGGAAGCCTCTTCATAACTATGGACATCTGTAATCTCATAAGGCGTTCGACCAAATCGTAGAAAGGTATTGTACTTATATACTTTATCCTCCACAATCAAGATGTTAAGTTTGCGATTATCGCTTGGCACTTTTAGGATTTCTAATCTTGCTTCATCAAATGATGATGTAAACAGACCAAAAATCTTTTCAATAAAAATCACAATCTCCTTATTAGAAAAAGAAATATCCTCCAAGAATTCTATACTCTTAAAATCATAATTTCTATTTTCTAGCGCCCACTTCAGAGCTTCCATTATGTCACAGATTTCTTGACCAGAATAATGCATCCTAAAATGCTCAATATAGGCTTTAGTTCTCGCTTCGGAAAACAATTCATCCGCATTGATATCTTCAATGCGAAGTAAATCATACAAGACCAGGATTAAGTTTGAAAATATTGTTGATCTTTCCATACACAAACCCTCTTATATGCACAAATGGCTAAAAACTGGAAAACAAAACACTATCGGGTATCTGCATCCCCCGACCTCGTAGTTCTATTAAGAGCTGTCGGTTGAGAATTGGTTCGATAGCATAATGACCGGTATTAGTACTACAACGAGACTTCGCTTGAGAAACCCGGCTTTTAGTGCTTGTTGATAGTCCGATTTGGACAATAGTTACTATTTATAACCAAAAAAGCCGGGTTTCTTTACTTCGTTATGTCAAAATCTCGTTGTAGTATTAGGACGTACTCTGGTTATTACCCCATTTACAACATCCAAATCACCAGCAGCAGCTACAGGTTGTCCCGCTAAGAAAGTTGAATGATGAAATTCGAATCGTGTTGGATCAGCCTTGATAAAAATACGACCCCCTTGTGGATCCATCACGAAAATAGTGTTGCTGCCACCAATTAAACTGGTTGTGTTAACAGGGGTTCCATCTGGATGTACCAATAATCCATCCTTAACAAAAACCTCAAAGGGCACCCTTTCAGCTTCGGTTTTTAAATATTTAGTTCTAAAAGGCGGGACTTCCCCTAACTCTTCGCCTTCAAAATTTTGCAATAATCTCTTATGGAAAAGATAGGTTCTACCTGTTTTCCCCACCAGATTATTGTCACCTGGTGGAAGTCTACCCCCACCAGGTACCCCATCCGCCCCCCGCGCCGCCGCCTTGAGCGCATCATCCCCCAACCCGCCGGTGGTAACAAACGGCACAGCTACAGCCGCTAAACTCACCGGCACCATATAACACGACAAGGCATCCGCATCCCCCAGGCAGCTCTGAAGGTCAGAATTCAGTAGATATCCCACAGCGTATCAATAAAGTGGCGGCTGCTGTCGGTGTAGTTGACCGGGTTATCGTAGACGTAGGCGTAACGATTCCAGGCAATGGGATTGCCCGGCTGGGCCACCAGGCTATCCGGCTGGGTGAACTGACCTACCAGCGGGTCGTAATATCTGGCATTATAGTAATACAATCCGGTCGGGTCAAGCACCTGCCCTCTTACAACAGCACCAGCAGGCTTTCACGCCAGGGACCCGGTGGAGCAATATTGAAGCCTGACCTGTCATGCTGCTAACATATCATAATTCAGGCCGGCGCTACAAGGGAGAAAATGAGGGTTTTGAGGAGAAAAAATGACCAGTTCCCTACTCCAAATCGGCCAGCCCCTCGCGCAGGGCATAGAGGGCGGCCTGGGTGCGGTTGGCCAGGTGCAGTTTGTCGAGGATGGCGGTAACGTACTTGGCAATGGTGCGATCGTTGAGGCATAGCTCGGCGGCAATTTCTTCGTTGGTCATGCCGCGCGCAATCAGGCGAAGCACTTGCAGTTCGCGTTCAGAGAGCGGCTCGGCGGTGGGCGGCAGGCCCGGGGGATGTTCGAGTTCGCGCATTACTTTGACAGCGATGGCCGGATGCAGGGACACCCGCCCCTGGGCCACATCGTGAATGGCCTGGAGGAGTTGGTCGTGGGTGGCATCTTTAAGCAAATAACCCAGCGCGCCGG belongs to Anaerolineae bacterium and includes:
- a CDS encoding response regulator transcription factor, with product ALRPDVILLDLVMPQLDGLEAIRQIKQENPEARILVLTGITNDARIFPAIKAGALGYLLKDATHDQLLQAIHDVAQGRVSLHPAIAVKVMRELEHPPGLPPTAEPLSERELQVLRLIARGMTNEEIAAELCLNDRTIAKYVTAILDKLHLANRTQAALYALREGLADLE
- a CDS encoding response regulator, translating into MERSTIFSNLILVLYDLLRIEDINADELFSEARTKAYIEHFRMHYSGQEICDIMEALKWALENRNYDFKSIEFLEDISFSNKEIVIFIEKIFGLFTSSFDEARLEILKVPSDNRKLNILIVEDKVYKYNTFLRFGRTPYEITDVHSYEEASPIMSQNKFDIVLSSLHSNSDDNIRLLKNLRHSEMQNGLPHVPVIVLSESNDGTYIHRLYQNGCDAHLVLPVILAELLQKICQLTQ